The Anaplasmataceae bacterium AB001_6 genome has a segment encoding these proteins:
- a CDS encoding phosphoglycerate kinase, with protein sequence MRYSNLRSIESCDNLNNKVVFVRVDYNVPVNEDGHILDNHRIIQSLKTVLYLLKKGSKVVLLSHFGRPKGFDENFSLKNVIFQELQNVLFEHKFKVYFSIFDDLKNHLTKVTNSSVTLLENLRFYKEETLNDDNYSQKFASLGDIYVNDAFSCCHRNHSSIIGLPKYLDSYAGLLLMDEVNNLNKILYGNFKKICLIIGGSKISSKMDILSCSNNISNIILGGAVANTILHHKGYNVQKSLIENDLDVKFNLTDEKLILPQDCVTSADINSDYAYVSDIMSITENHMILDLGPASIIQIENILDESDCVIWSGPIGFYENKKYSHSTFRIAEKIFNLTNKGSIYSVIGGGDTLNAVKNYANGFSYTSTAGSAFLQWFKGKGLVGLDAINK encoded by the coding sequence ATGAGATATTCCAATTTAAGAAGTATAGAAAGTTGCGACAACTTAAATAATAAAGTTGTTTTTGTTCGAGTTGATTATAATGTGCCTGTTAATGAAGATGGACATATATTAGATAATCATAGAATTATTCAATCATTAAAAACAGTATTATATCTCTTAAAAAAAGGAAGCAAAGTTGTTCTTTTGAGTCATTTTGGAAGGCCCAAAGGTTTTGATGAAAATTTTAGTCTTAAAAATGTTATTTTTCAAGAATTACAAAACGTCCTTTTTGAGCATAAATTTAAGGTATATTTTTCAATTTTTGATGATTTGAAAAATCATTTAACAAAAGTAACTAATTCTTCAGTAACCCTTTTGGAGAATCTCCGCTTTTATAAAGAAGAAACATTAAATGATGATAATTATTCACAAAAATTTGCTTCTTTAGGAGATATATATGTTAACGATGCCTTTTCTTGTTGTCATAGAAATCATAGTTCCATTATTGGATTGCCTAAATATTTAGATTCATATGCGGGACTTTTGCTTATGGATGAGGTAAATAATCTAAATAAAATTTTATATGGTAATTTCAAAAAAATATGTTTAATTATTGGAGGCTCTAAAATATCTTCTAAAATGGATATATTGTCCTGTAGTAACAACATCTCTAATATAATTTTAGGGGGAGCAGTAGCTAACACTATTCTTCATCATAAGGGATATAATGTTCAAAAATCTTTAATAGAAAATGATTTAGATGTTAAATTTAATTTAACTGATGAAAAATTAATTTTGCCTCAAGATTGTGTTACTTCTGCTGATATAAATTCCGATTATGCATATGTCTCTGATATTATGAGTATTACAGAAAATCATATGATATTAGATCTTGGTCCTGCTTCTATAATTCAAATAGAAAATATTTTAGATGAAAGTGATTGTGTCATTTGGTCTGGTCCAATTGGTTTTTATGAAAATAAGAAGTATTCACATTCTACTTTTAGAATTGCGGAGAAAATATTTAATTTGACGAATAAAGGTAGTATATATAGTGTAATTGGCGGGGGAGATACATTAAATGCTGTGAAAAATTATGCTAATGGTTTTTCTTATACATCTACGGCAGGAAGTGCATTTCTGCAGTGGTTTAAGGGAAAAGGTTTAGTGGGTTTAGATGCGATAAATAAATAA
- a CDS encoding pyruvate dehydrogenase complex E1 component subunit beta gives MVKITVREALNKALEEELRRDDSVYVMGEEVAEYQGAYKITQDLLEKFGNKRIIDTPISEHAFTGLSVGSAFVGLRPIVEFMSFNFSMQAIDHIINSATKTSYMSGGKIHCPIVFRGPNGVAAQVAAQHSQCFASWYAHIPGLVVITPNSVLDHKGLLKSAVQYNGPVIFLEHELLYGISEEVNEKDFENENFTIPIGEAKILQEGNDITIVSFSMGVKYALESAKILEKEHNINAEVIDLRTIHPLDTETLLKSVKKTNRIISIEEGWSRHGIGAEISAIINEKAFDYLDAPCMRASGLNVPMPYAKNLEKMALPITDSIISKILKSF, from the coding sequence ATGGTTAAAATTACAGTTAGAGAAGCACTTAATAAAGCACTAGAAGAAGAACTTAGAAGAGATGATAGTGTTTATGTAATGGGTGAAGAAGTTGCAGAATATCAAGGTGCATATAAAATAACTCAAGATCTATTAGAAAAATTTGGTAATAAGAGGATTATAGATACTCCTATATCAGAACATGCTTTCACAGGGTTATCAGTTGGATCAGCATTTGTTGGATTAAGACCAATCGTTGAATTTATGTCATTTAATTTTTCCATGCAAGCTATTGATCATATAATAAATTCTGCAACGAAAACATCATATATGTCTGGTGGTAAAATACACTGTCCAATTGTTTTTAGAGGGCCAAATGGCGTTGCGGCGCAAGTTGCCGCACAACATTCTCAATGCTTTGCATCATGGTATGCACATATTCCAGGATTGGTAGTTATAACTCCCAACAGTGTTCTTGATCACAAAGGTCTTTTAAAATCAGCTGTACAGTATAACGGACCTGTTATTTTTCTAGAACATGAATTATTGTATGGTATAAGCGAAGAAGTAAATGAAAAAGATTTTGAAAATGAGAATTTTACTATCCCAATAGGAGAAGCAAAAATATTACAAGAAGGAAATGATATAACAATTGTATCTTTCTCTATGGGCGTAAAGTATGCTTTAGAATCAGCAAAAATATTAGAAAAAGAACATAATATAAACGCTGAAGTAATTGATCTTAGAACAATACACCCTCTCGACACTGAAACATTATTAAAAAGTGTAAAAAAGACCAATAGAATTATTTCAATAGAAGAAGGATGGTCTCGACACGGAATAGGCGCTGAAATATCTGCAATAATTAATGAAAAAGCTTTTGATTATCTAGATGCTCCATGCATGCGAGCTTCAGGACTAAACGTCCCTATGCCCTACGCAAAAAATCTAGAAAAAATGGCTTTACCGATAACGGACTCAATAATCTCAAAAATATTGAAATCTTTCTAA
- the cyoE gene encoding protoheme IX farnesyltransferase, whose translation MSDFKMSTVYNYVILSKPGISFLAAFSALIGILLSFDLYKVNVYDILLILLAVLAGSSGSSAYNMLYDVDIDTKMGKRTKNRPLVIGSISKRSALIFASFMSLISIVILYVKFNFLSSFLMILAIIMYAAVYTIICKRNYDRNTEIGSIVGFLPPLIGYSAITGSVGSVFSLPFLISAIVCVWSMPHFWSLAIKNIDEYSKVSIPMMPVKKGILVTKYYIVFYSLLLSILSILPCIKLSNNHSMSIFFPLGKFYIMTCFFLNIYLIYSSFRLLFRTSYAYNFFKFSIFYLLILFFSIIFDILV comes from the coding sequence ATGAGTGATTTTAAAATGAGTACTGTTTACAATTATGTTATATTATCAAAGCCTGGCATTTCTTTTTTAGCTGCTTTTTCTGCATTGATCGGAATATTATTAAGCTTTGATTTATATAAAGTTAATGTTTATGATATTTTGTTGATTTTACTTGCTGTTCTTGCAGGATCATCAGGATCATCAGCTTATAATATGCTGTATGATGTTGATATAGATACAAAAATGGGAAAAAGAACAAAAAATAGACCTTTAGTAATAGGGTCTATTTCCAAGAGATCAGCATTAATATTTGCATCTTTCATGTCATTAATATCAATCGTCATATTATATGTGAAATTTAATTTTTTATCCTCATTTTTAATGATACTTGCAATCATAATGTATGCCGCAGTATACACAATAATTTGTAAAAGAAATTATGATCGTAATACAGAAATTGGCAGCATAGTCGGATTTCTTCCGCCTCTTATCGGATATTCAGCTATAACAGGTTCTGTAGGTTCTGTATTTTCTTTACCATTTTTAATATCTGCTATAGTGTGTGTGTGGAGTATGCCTCATTTTTGGTCACTTGCAATAAAAAATATAGACGAATATTCTAAAGTTTCTATCCCAATGATGCCAGTGAAAAAAGGAATCCTTGTAACGAAATACTACATTGTATTCTACAGCTTATTGCTTTCTATTTTAAGTATTCTTCCTTGCATTAAATTATCAAATAACCACTCTATGAGTATATTTTTTCCATTAGGTAAATTTTATATAATGACGTGTTTTTTTTTGAATATTTATTTAATATATAGTTCGTTTCGCCTTTTATTTAGAACTTCTTATGCATACAATTTTTTTAAATTTTCAATATTCTATCTCTTAATTTTATTTTTTTCTATAATATTTGATATTTTAGTATAA
- the coxB gene encoding cytochrome c oxidase subunit II — MKFLKSLHFFTTFFTTLFVVYFSNYAMLFSQPQKWQMNLQNPATDIMRDIHSFHNIILLLMFSVFFLVSAILVYIIVRFNSRINPIPSKRSHNTLLEIIWTVIPLILVILISIPSIKLLIKEEMIPEADMTIKVVGNQWYWSYNYPDHNNISFDSYMIQDSDLKNGDVRLLSVDRELVVPTNKNIRVILTSSDVIHSWGVSALGVKMDAIPGMINETWFNINKPGKYYGQCYELCGSLHGFMPIVINAVDYDDFVEWIDNSQ; from the coding sequence ATGAAATTTCTGAAGTCATTACATTTTTTCACTACATTTTTCACTACACTGTTCGTAGTTTATTTTTCTAATTATGCCATGTTGTTTTCACAACCTCAAAAATGGCAAATGAATCTACAAAATCCAGCTACTGATATAATGCGTGATATCCATTCGTTTCATAACATAATTTTGCTATTGATGTTTAGTGTTTTTTTTCTAGTTTCAGCAATTTTGGTATATATTATCGTTAGATTTAATTCAAGAATTAATCCAATACCTAGTAAGCGTTCCCATAATACTTTATTGGAAATAATATGGACGGTTATACCACTTATTTTGGTAATTTTAATATCAATACCTTCTATTAAATTATTGATTAAAGAAGAAATGATTCCTGAAGCTGATATGACTATTAAAGTTGTGGGTAATCAATGGTATTGGTCTTATAATTATCCAGATCATAATAATATTTCATTTGATAGCTATATGATACAAGATAGTGATTTGAAAAATGGAGATGTTCGTTTATTATCTGTTGATAGAGAATTGGTGGTTCCAACTAACAAAAACATAAGGGTAATTTTAACTTCTTCTGATGTAATACACAGCTGGGGTGTAAGCGCATTGGGCGTAAAGATGGATGCCATCCCGGGTATGATAAATGAGACTTGGTTTAATATAAATAAACCTGGCAAATATTATGGTCAATGTTATGAATTATGCGGTTCTTTACATGGTTTTATGCCCATTGTAATCAATGCAGTAGATTACGATGATTTTGTAGAATGGATTGATAATTCACAATAG
- the ribD gene encoding bifunctional diaminohydroxyphosphoribosylaminopyrimidine deaminase/5-amino-6-(5-phosphoribosylamino)uracil reductase RibD has translation MNCNNSNNIKSFFMSIALKEAQKMIGCVYPNPSVGCVIEKNGNILSVGVTQSGGRPHAEYNAISKIKKKHKIINSNFYVTMEPCTHYGNTSPCIKEILKYSPKNIYVGIKDPDKRVFGKLLDILKKNNINYEYGIKKNDIFKLNKGYIFSKILNRPYITAKIACSIDSKIATASMESKWITCNNSRLYVQNLRKKNDAIITGAQTIIDDNPQLNYRINNSNNLMFSPEKIIIANKNLRKICSNKSLKIFRHKKPWLITTADNVKNNECLKQKNVLFDHVIECNSLTNGNLDLTEAMQKISSLGITSILIEAGSYTITELIKQQLIDELIIIRGPIIIGKEGKDMIENLSIKNLTACPRLSINSQRDISNDIIEIYRTQSSIEIEKSLLKKI, from the coding sequence ATGAATTGCAATAACTCTAATAATATAAAGAGCTTTTTTATGTCTATAGCCTTAAAGGAAGCTCAAAAAATGATAGGTTGCGTATATCCTAATCCATCTGTTGGCTGTGTAATAGAAAAGAATGGGAATATTTTATCTGTGGGAGTCACTCAAAGTGGTGGAAGGCCTCACGCAGAATATAATGCTATTTCTAAAATAAAAAAAAAACATAAAATAATAAACAGTAATTTTTATGTTACTATGGAACCTTGTACACATTATGGTAACACTAGCCCTTGTATAAAAGAAATATTAAAATATTCACCAAAAAATATTTATGTTGGCATTAAAGATCCAGATAAAAGAGTTTTTGGAAAGCTCTTGGATATATTAAAAAAAAATAATATAAATTATGAGTATGGAATCAAAAAGAATGATATTTTCAAACTTAACAAGGGATATATATTCTCAAAAATATTAAATAGACCTTATATTACGGCAAAAATTGCATGCTCAATAGATAGTAAAATAGCTACGGCATCAATGGAAAGCAAATGGATAACATGTAATAATTCAAGATTATATGTACAAAATTTACGAAAAAAAAACGATGCTATAATTACCGGTGCACAGACAATTATAGATGATAATCCACAGCTTAATTATCGTATTAATAATTCTAATAACTTAATGTTTTCACCAGAAAAAATAATCATAGCAAACAAAAATTTGCGAAAAATATGTTCAAATAAGAGTTTAAAAATATTTAGACATAAAAAACCTTGGCTTATCACAACTGCTGATAATGTTAAGAATAATGAATGTTTAAAACAAAAAAATGTTCTTTTTGATCATGTAATTGAATGCAACTCACTTACAAATGGTAATTTAGATTTGACAGAAGCAATGCAAAAAATATCATCTCTAGGAATAACAAGTATTTTAATAGAAGCTGGATCATATACAATAACAGAGCTCATTAAGCAACAGTTAATTGATGAATTAATTATAATAAGAGGTCCTATAATTATTGGAAAAGAAGGAAAAGATATGATAGAAAATTTATCTATAAAAAATCTTACAGCATGCCCAAGGTTATCTATTAATTCTCAGAGAGACATATCAAATGATATAATAGAAATATACAGAACACAATCATCAATAGAGATAGAAAAATCTCTATTGAAAAAAATATAA
- the glmU gene encoding UDP-N-acetylglucosamine diphosphorylase/glucosamine-1-phosphate N-acetyltransferase, whose protein sequence is MSLDIVILASGEGKRMKSSCPKVLHKLAGFTLINHVVKTANDLNPDNIIIVKDFKTDLSTYFKQSSKIKYANQKEKLGTAHAVHMAIPHISSDMVLVLYADTPMIKVSTLLHLIDLTASKKVDMSLLSFMPKGEHMYGRVLHNECGFVDSILEYGEDGYFNNTGNFVANSGVCIFKRSVLFDNITHIENNNKKKEYYLTDIVNIIAQKNGKILSINIDPNEACGVNSQKELAEADKILQMNLKEDLMNKGVVFIDSATSYVSLDAKIAKDVTIFPNTYIGVGVIVGSGVVIQSFSHLENTKIDPGTIVGPYAYVKGGSHLKQNSHIGCFVEINRSVIGPETKIKHLTYIGDAIIGMHCNIGAGTIFCNYNGVKKSVIKVGNNVFIGANNSIVAPLEIGDNVKTGASSVIRKNIDTDCFFVTRGTEYTKINRVKINF, encoded by the coding sequence ATGAGTTTAGATATAGTTATACTCGCTTCAGGGGAAGGAAAGAGAATGAAAAGCTCTTGTCCTAAAGTTTTACATAAATTAGCAGGTTTTACATTAATAAATCATGTTGTTAAGACCGCAAATGATTTAAATCCTGATAACATAATTATTGTTAAAGATTTTAAAACAGATTTATCAACCTATTTTAAGCAATCAAGTAAAATTAAATATGCTAATCAAAAAGAGAAATTAGGAACAGCACATGCTGTTCATATGGCAATTCCACATATTAGTAGTGACATGGTTCTTGTTTTATATGCTGATACACCAATGATAAAAGTTTCTACTCTTTTGCATTTAATTGATTTAACTGCTTCAAAAAAAGTTGATATGTCATTACTTTCGTTTATGCCAAAAGGTGAGCATATGTATGGAAGAGTTTTACATAATGAATGTGGATTTGTAGATAGTATATTAGAATATGGAGAAGACGGATATTTCAATAATACTGGAAATTTTGTAGCTAATTCAGGAGTTTGTATTTTTAAAAGATCTGTTCTGTTTGATAATATTACCCATATTGAAAATAATAATAAGAAGAAAGAATATTATTTGACAGATATAGTCAATATAATAGCGCAAAAAAATGGCAAAATATTAAGTATTAATATTGATCCAAATGAAGCTTGTGGAGTTAATAGTCAAAAAGAATTAGCAGAAGCTGATAAGATTTTACAAATGAATTTAAAGGAAGATTTAATGAATAAAGGGGTTGTCTTTATTGATTCTGCGACTTCATATGTTTCTTTAGATGCAAAAATTGCTAAAGATGTTACAATTTTTCCAAATACTTATATTGGGGTGGGTGTTATAGTAGGATCTGGTGTTGTGATTCAATCTTTTTCACACTTAGAAAATACCAAAATAGACCCTGGAACAATAGTGGGGCCTTACGCTTATGTAAAAGGAGGGTCACATTTAAAGCAAAATTCTCACATTGGTTGTTTTGTTGAAATTAACAGAAGTGTTATAGGGCCAGAAACAAAAATCAAACATCTGACCTATATTGGAGATGCTATTATTGGTATGCATTGTAATATTGGTGCAGGAACAATTTTTTGTAATTATAATGGTGTGAAAAAATCTGTTATTAAAGTTGGGAACAATGTTTTTATTGGTGCAAATAATTCTATTGTTGCTCCTTTAGAAATTGGTGATAATGTTAAGACAGGAGCTTCCAGTGTTATTAGAAAAAATATTGATACAGACTGTTTTTTCGTTACAAGAGGTACTGAATATACGAAAATTAATAGAGTAAAAATTAATTTTTGA
- the gap gene encoding type I glyceraldehyde-3-phosphate dehydrogenase, with amino-acid sequence MKIAINGLGRIGRCVLRNIFSDDKKNLSIDSIAINTPSSIDTAIHLLKYDSVHGISNLDISKDDDNTLIINGNKINYSRERDISNLPWNDHNIDFVLDCSGRFNSKEKLLNHIKNGAKKVIASAPVKEADRTIIYGINNDQIESTDKIISVGSCTTNCLAPMIKVLEEHFKIINGYFTTIHSYTNDQNVLDNSHTDLRRARSCGMSIVPTKTGASETIFKIFPNLKNKICGSAIRVPTPNISLIDAVFNLAKDVNIADIHSAFNEYSKGVLSKILGFSNDLKVSVDFMGNTCSAVYDVNETHVINNGKTVRILCWYDNEWAFSCRMLDVLGLLNRA; translated from the coding sequence ATGAAAATAGCGATAAATGGTTTGGGAAGAATAGGTAGATGTGTTTTAAGAAATATATTTAGTGATGATAAAAAAAATTTATCAATAGATTCGATTGCAATAAATACTCCTTCATCTATTGATACTGCAATACATTTATTGAAATATGATTCTGTTCATGGGATATCAAATTTAGATATCTCGAAAGATGATGATAATACTCTTATTATTAATGGAAACAAAATAAATTATTCCAGAGAAAGAGATATATCAAATTTACCTTGGAATGATCATAATATTGATTTTGTATTAGATTGTTCAGGTCGATTTAATTCTAAGGAAAAATTACTTAATCACATTAAAAATGGAGCAAAAAAAGTTATTGCTTCTGCACCTGTAAAAGAAGCTGATAGAACAATTATTTATGGTATTAATAATGATCAAATAGAATCAACAGATAAAATAATATCTGTTGGATCTTGCACAACTAATTGTTTGGCTCCAATGATAAAAGTTTTAGAAGAACATTTTAAAATCATTAATGGTTATTTTACAACTATACATTCTTATACAAATGATCAAAATGTATTGGATAACAGTCATACAGATCTTAGGCGCGCAAGATCTTGTGGAATGTCCATTGTGCCAACAAAGACTGGTGCTTCTGAGACTATTTTTAAAATATTTCCTAATTTAAAAAATAAAATTTGTGGCAGTGCTATAAGAGTACCCACTCCTAATATTTCCCTAATTGATGCTGTTTTTAATTTGGCTAAAGATGTCAATATAGCAGATATTCACAGCGCGTTTAATGAGTATAGTAAAGGTGTTTTATCAAAAATATTAGGCTTCTCCAATGATCTAAAAGTATCCGTTGATTTTATGGGAAATACATGTAGTGCAGTATATGATGTTAATGAAACTCATGTTATTAATAATGGAAAAACGGTACGAATATTATGTTGGTATGATAATGAATGGGCTTTTTCTTGTAGAATGTTAGATGTATTAGGTTTATTAAATAGAGCGTGA
- a CDS encoding DNA starvation/stationary phase protection protein, with translation MKNVFVHVFALGQKLQFYHWNISGENFFNYHKMLEGYYDEIFKSIDKIAERIVFEEGSIDSNFDYYAKNSSLSYNKYINAQDMLKDLLSSYKKVSIMIINLLSNKENNKLNLVSEDLMISLLSKLDEHTWMISKSLE, from the coding sequence ATGAAGAATGTTTTTGTACATGTTTTTGCTTTAGGCCAAAAATTACAATTTTATCACTGGAATATATCTGGAGAGAATTTTTTTAATTATCATAAGATGTTAGAGGGATATTATGATGAAATATTTAAATCAATTGATAAAATAGCTGAAAGAATAGTTTTTGAAGAGGGTAGTATAGATTCTAATTTTGATTATTATGCTAAAAATAGCTCTTTATCTTATAACAAATATATAAATGCACAAGATATGTTAAAGGATCTACTTTCTTCTTACAAGAAAGTGTCAATTATGATAATTAATTTATTATCTAACAAAGAGAATAATAAATTAAACCTGGTATCAGAAGATTTGATGATTAGCTTGCTGTCAAAATTAGATGAACACACTTGGATGATATCAAAATCTTTGGAATAA
- the lepB gene encoding signal peptidase I encodes MQNYSFDSKNSIKDFIISTVFIILMAFSTTIIIKSFFFEIYHVPSQSMEITLLKGDYVFSTKYNYGYSKYSLPNPIKKLIASEKKINAKYPERGDIIIFKNPKENNLNYVKRIIALPGDEIYMKDGYVFINGKKFNQKNIMHSQDVHENLSSIQYDKKYLFKEDLENTEHYILITSNRDSKENNMKSIKIPDGHFFVLGDNRDNSLDSRFPSYVGLIPSANIIGKVHYIIFSKNEDNFWKFRTSRFIKKVV; translated from the coding sequence ATGCAAAATTATAGTTTTGATAGCAAAAATAGTATTAAAGATTTTATAATAAGTACTGTTTTTATAATATTAATGGCATTTTCAACTACCATAATAATTAAATCTTTTTTCTTTGAAATATACCATGTACCATCACAATCTATGGAAATTACCCTATTGAAAGGGGATTATGTATTCTCTACAAAGTATAATTATGGTTATAGTAAATATTCTTTACCTAATCCAATAAAGAAGTTGATAGCAAGCGAAAAAAAGATTAATGCTAAATATCCTGAAAGAGGAGACATAATTATATTTAAAAATCCCAAAGAAAATAATCTTAATTATGTTAAAAGAATCATTGCTCTACCAGGCGACGAGATATATATGAAAGATGGTTATGTTTTCATTAATGGCAAAAAATTTAACCAAAAAAATATTATGCATTCGCAAGATGTACATGAAAATTTATCTTCTATACAGTATGATAAAAAATATTTATTTAAAGAAGATTTAGAAAACACTGAGCATTATATTTTAATTACTTCCAATAGAGACTCCAAAGAAAATAACATGAAGTCAATCAAGATACCGGATGGGCATTTTTTTGTATTAGGTGATAATCGCGATAATTCATTAGATAGCAGATTTCCTAGTTATGTTGGTTTAATTCCTTCTGCAAACATCATAGGAAAAGTTCATTATATAATCTTTTCCAAAAATGAAGATAATTTTTGGAAATTTAGAACATCCAGATTTATAAAGAAGGTAGTATGA
- a CDS encoding malonyl-CoA decarboxylase — protein sequence MVGILFDKAIGLLSKFGSVVRISSENQNGDCDLGDKEIKSLHGQINDITSNKFDESYAKKKIIAIGNLYNSLTNIGKFKILNLLDKNFGIDSGKLQTLINMIKNTDDIDVLFVQKEISRILDYPRKNILKGFVSLENGMLFLVKMRSEVLYLIKSGKNLNNIESDLRDILKEWFYVGLLELKMINWHSSASLLEKLINYEAVHRIQSWSDLKNRLDSDRRCYAFFHRHIPNEPLIFVEIALTNKIHDNISHLLDETAPLQEDKEFSHAIFYSISNTQKGLIGINMGNFLIKQVVDEISVNVPTVKYFFTLSPIPGFSKWLKNYLENKKWIFKFNKDIIKSVIFSDIKSDNYLESLDFIKQELISLCAYYLLRVKKNFRDPVAHFHFSNGAGLNAINWKADISLKGLEQSFGLMVNYHYEIKKINSRYEEYFNRSKIYYSSSINNLVTNIKK from the coding sequence ATGGTAGGAATTCTTTTTGATAAAGCAATCGGTCTTCTAAGTAAATTTGGAAGTGTTGTAAGAATTTCTTCTGAAAATCAAAATGGAGACTGTGATTTAGGAGACAAGGAAATTAAATCATTGCACGGTCAAATTAATGATATAACTTCCAATAAATTTGATGAATCTTATGCCAAAAAAAAGATTATCGCAATTGGAAATTTATACAATTCTCTAACTAATATAGGAAAATTTAAAATATTAAATCTTTTAGATAAAAATTTTGGAATTGATTCTGGTAAATTACAAACATTAATAAATATGATTAAGAATACAGATGATATTGATGTGCTTTTTGTACAAAAAGAAATTTCTCGAATTCTTGATTATCCACGCAAAAATATATTAAAAGGCTTTGTTTCTCTTGAAAATGGAATGTTATTTTTAGTAAAAATGCGCTCCGAAGTATTGTATCTGATTAAATCAGGTAAAAATTTAAACAATATAGAATCTGATTTAAGAGATATCTTAAAAGAGTGGTTTTATGTAGGTCTTTTGGAACTTAAGATGATTAATTGGCATTCTTCGGCCTCTTTATTGGAAAAATTGATAAATTATGAAGCCGTTCATAGAATCCAATCTTGGAGTGATTTAAAAAATCGATTAGATTCAGATAGAAGATGCTATGCTTTTTTTCATAGACACATTCCTAATGAACCTTTGATTTTTGTAGAAATTGCATTAACAAACAAAATTCATGATAATATATCTCATTTATTGGATGAAACAGCACCTTTGCAAGAAGATAAGGAATTTTCACATGCTATATTTTATTCTATTTCAAATACACAAAAAGGTCTTATTGGGATAAATATGGGTAATTTTTTAATAAAACAGGTAGTAGATGAAATATCAGTTAATGTTCCTACTGTTAAATATTTTTTTACTCTTTCTCCTATTCCAGGATTTTCTAAATGGTTAAAAAATTATCTTGAAAATAAAAAGTGGATATTCAAATTCAATAAAGATATTATAAAATCAGTGATTTTTTCCGATATTAAATCAGATAATTATTTGGAATCTTTAGATTTTATAAAACAGGAGCTTATTTCGCTTTGTGCTTATTATTTACTGAGAGTTAAAAAAAATTTTAGAGATCCTGTTGCACATTTTCATTTTAGTAATGGTGCAGGCTTGAATGCAATTAATTGGAAGGCTGATATCAGTTTAAAGGGTTTGGAGCAATCTTTTGGTTTGATGGTAAATTATCATTATGAAATAAAAAAAATAAACTCTAGATATGAAGAATATTTTAATCGTTCAAAAATATACTATTCATCTAGTATCAATAATTTAGTAACTAATATAAAAAAATAA